From Peromyscus eremicus chromosome 3, PerEre_H2_v1, whole genome shotgun sequence, one genomic window encodes:
- the LOC131905637 gene encoding non-POU domain-containing octamer-binding protein-like, with protein sequence MDQLDDEEGLPEKLVIKNQQFHKERKQPPRSAQPGSFEYEYAMPWKALIEMEKQQPDQVDLNIKEAREKLEMEMEAARHEHQVMLISQDMRRREELRRMEELHNQEVQKRKQLELRQEEERRRREEEMRRQQEEMIRQQQEGFKGTFPDAREQELRMGQMAMGGAMGINNRGAMPPAPVPTGTPAPPGPATMMPDGTLGLTPPTTERFGQAATMEGIGAIGGTLPASNRPAPGTEFAPNKRRRY encoded by the coding sequence TGATGAGGAAGGACTTCCAGAGAAGCTGGTTATAAAAAACCAGCAATTTCACAAGGAGCGAAAACAGCCACCCAGATCTGCACAGCCTGGATCCTTTGAGTATGAGTATGCCATGCCCTGGAAGGCACTCATTGAGATGGAGAAGCAACAGCCGGATCAAGTGGACCTCAACATCAAGGAGGCTCGTGAAAagctggagatggagatggaggcagcACGCCATGAGCACCAGGTTATGCTAATAAGCCAGGATATGAGGCGTCGAGAAGAGCTTCGGAGAATGGAGGAGCTGCATAACCAAGAGGTTCAGAAAAGAAAGCAGCTAGAGCTCAGGCAGGAAGAGGAGCGCAGGCGCCGTGAGGAAGAAATGCGGCGGCAACAAGAAGAAATGATACGGCAACAGCAAGAAGGATTCAAGGGAACCTTCCCTGATGCGAGAGAACAAGAGTTACGGATGGGCCAAATGGCTATGGGAGGTGCTATGGGCATAAACAATAGAGGCGCTATGCCCCCTGCTCCTGTGCCAACTGGTACCCCAGCTCCTCCAGGACCTGCCACTATGATGCCAGATGGAACCTTGGGATTGACCCCACCAACAACTGAACGTTTCGGCCAAGCTGCTACAATGGAAGGAATTGGAGCAATTGGTGGAACTCTTCCTGCATCCAACCGCCCAGCTCCTGGAACTGAATTTGCTCCAAATAAACGCCGCCGATActag